One genomic segment of Esox lucius isolate fEsoLuc1 chromosome 15, fEsoLuc1.pri, whole genome shotgun sequence includes these proteins:
- the LOC109616680 gene encoding HEAT repeat-containing protein 5A-like → MGEQARPHHYSSWAPILHTTALWFSSTGFVMADDGPANLSRPATPTSMGQSASLASVKSPDYVSADRLHFILGSLPCRPLEPSCRPR, encoded by the exons atgggggAGCAGGCCAGACCCCACCACTACAGCTCCTGGGCTCCTATCCTCCACACCACAGCCCTGTGGTTCAGCAGCACCGGCTTCGTCATGGCGGACGACGGCCCCGCCAACCTGTCCCGTCCCGCCACCCCCACCTCCATGGGCCAGTCCGCCTCCCTGGCCTCCGTCAAGTCCCCTGACTATGTCAGCGCCGACCGGCTGCACTTTATCCTGG GCAGCTTGCCCTGCAGGCCCTTAGAACCGTCCTGTCGTCCCAGATGA